The genomic stretch ACAGATCGTATTGCTTGCTTCCGCGACTTGATGTTCGTTGGTCTCGCCATCGGACGTTGGATTTGCAAAGGTAACCGATGAAGTATCAAACTTGTAGTCCTTGGTTTTAGGTTGTTGATCCGTTATGTGGTTTGACTAAGACTACATGGGATTAGACCGAGGGTTGAGTTTCTGCTGGCCCTCCAGATCCAGTAGTTTTAATTAAACTGCCTTTATCTGATGTCTTTATCTTGCAACTAATGCAATTGATATGCTTCCTTTTGATCCAGACTAAAAGAAGGTCAGGGCTTTCAATTTAAGAAGGCAAATTAAGATAGGACAGATGTTGAGAACTCAAACGTGGGCTTAGATGAGATGAGGGATGTTTGCGAAATTGATGAACCTATTGAAGGCCTGCTGGCGGCCATCATCACACAAATATGCCCACACAGGCTCTGATGTGGTTGGTTGGCAGGATGGGCTTCTCTGGTACAAGGACGGCGGGCAGCATGTTTACGGTGAGTTCTCCATGGCTGTGGTACAAGCTAACAACTTGCTTGAAGACCAGAGCCAGATCGAGTCAGGACCTTTGAGCTCACTTGAATTTGGACCATACGGGACTTTTGTTGGGGTTTATGATGGGCATGGTGGTCCAGAGACTTCCCGTTATGTCAATGATCATATCTTCCAGCACCTAAAGAGTAAGTTCTTAACTTGCATTACTCAATatcatttttaaacattaattattGCTCAATTAATTGGTACTTCAGTCTTGCTTGGACAGGAAAATATGTTGCTCGTTTAGAAGATAGTTATATCGCCATCATATGGATTTATTATATGAATTTTTGTTGAAAACCTTGTATACAATTTTATGGCGATTAAATGGGTAGTTAGTTTCCTCAATTCCCAAGCAAGCTCTTATCTGGATTTACATAGAGGGTAACCAATGTTGTATTGTCTGTCAAGTAACTCAGTTGCAACTAGCTTTATCTGCTGTCTAGGATTGTTATAATGATGCCAAGAACTAATTATATGAAtaacgaaattgtttctttttcagTTGGGTTATGCTGCTTCTTGGAAGTcgctaatccattttttcttcttcttgcattatgttttaagtcatgaatatctaATGCATCATATCTCAATTCTCTTCTCCTACCATCTATTAGAATCTTATTCTGATTTGCTGCTAGTTCTCAAGTTATTGTAATGCAGATGTATGCATGCATTTCAGTGGCATCATTTAATATCTTTAATATAGTTTGTACTTTGTAGTTATCAGGACCTATTTGATTGAAGTGGTTGTGTTGGCAGGATTTGCAACAGAGCAGCAGTTGATGTCGGCTGATGTAATACGAAAGGCATACCAAGCAACTGAGGAGGGATTTACCTCCCTGGTGACCAAACAATGGCCTGTAAAACCTCAGATTGCAGCTGTCGGCACGTGTTGTCTGGTTGGTGTAATCTGTGGTGGTATGCTACATATAGCTAATCTTGGGGACTCCCGTGTTGTTTTAGGGCGAGTTGTCAAAGCAACCGGAGAAGTTTTGGCTGTGCAATTGTCAGTTGAGCACAACGTAGGAATTGAGTCTGTGCGACGAGAGTTGCAGTCAATGCATCCCGATGATAAACAAATTGTTGTTATGAAGCATAATGTTTTGCGTGTGAAGGGCCTAATCCAGGTGCATATCatatttgtgtgtgtatatatatgcatatgccaTCTGTGGGTTTAATTTTCATACATAAGATAAATTATTTTCTTAAACATTACTTACTATCTATATATTCTTCACCCAAATTTTCACAAGAATATATATGATCAGTATAAGGGGACTTATTGGACACTTTAGTTGCGCTATGTGCGTGCAACCTACCAAGCATTACTTTGGTAAAAAACACACTTGGATTTTTCTCAATGGTCACTCCATGTGGCAATTTAGTTAGTTTTGCTTAGAGATTAAGTACATAAACATGTTAAGTAAGACAGTTTTCATGTTTCTCTGCCTAAGCTATGTTTCCATGAGAAAGGAATTAAGTGGAAACATGTGTTGTTACTTGTTAGGTGGTAGAGTCATAAATGCAATTCATATCTTCAAATTGAACTACATGAAAAATAAGCTATTATGAAAACATGGAAAAAATTGTATTTAAGgtcaaaatatattaattaaacaactgaaattttaaatttaaacacTATGCACAATAACATTGACTTTCTTAATAAGAATTTCAAAGCTCACTATTGCTTTGATCATTTCAGAGCTTAAAAATGTACAAAGAGAGTAAGCCACTAAGAATGCTCATTAGTAATATAAGTAATTCTGGTATTTCTTATGTATCCTTCTTGTGAATTGTGATATTAAATTTTATTCAGAACCAATGGAGAGATGCATAACGATTGAAAATTTGAATTCATATCATTGTTATGGCTGGCTGACCCTCCCCAAATCTTGCTTTGGGCGGAAGCCTTGTGGATGGGGTTTTTCCTTGTTTTAAGATAATATTTATATAGTATTGTCATCAGACTTTAATTCCATCATGGACTTAGAGGCAAATGTCTTGGTGATGAATTTTACATACAGGATTAGTATTTTTTTGCCATCatgttttacaatattttttgccATGTTTTTTCTAGAACTCCATATTATTCTTTTGACATCTGATATAATATGATATTGCATACGTTTTGCAGTCTTTGTTGCTAAAAGTTTT from Musa acuminata AAA Group cultivar baxijiao chromosome BXJ1-3, Cavendish_Baxijiao_AAA, whole genome shotgun sequence encodes the following:
- the LOC135632552 gene encoding probable protein phosphatase 2C 60 encodes the protein MFAKLMNLLKACWRPSSHKYAHTGSDVVGWQDGLLWYKDGGQHVYGEFSMAVVQANNLLEDQSQIESGPLSSLEFGPYGTFVGVYDGHGGPETSRYVNDHIFQHLKRFATEQQLMSADVIRKAYQATEEGFTSLVTKQWPVKPQIAAVGTCCLVGVICGGMLHIANLGDSRVVLGRVVKATGEVLAVQLSVEHNVGIESVRRELQSMHPDDKQIVVMKHNVLRVKGLIQISRSIGDVYLKKAEFNREPLHVKFRLREPFKKPILSSVPSITVQPLQPQDQFLIFASDGLWEHLNNQEAVNIVQKNSHSGSARRLVKAALQEAAKKREMRYSDLKKIDRGVRRHFHDDITVIVVFLDSNLVSRANSLRGPSLSVRGGGINVPHKSLAPCTTPTEASAVDLQRNGITLNNFLIMDLMPFL